The following are encoded together in the Halomonas halophila genome:
- the hexR gene encoding transcriptional regulator HexR, translating to MSLGLFDEMRRRMTHFRRSEQKVARFVLRNPDEVIHMRIVDLATEAKVSEPTVVRFCRALGCNGFQDFKLKLAQMLATGSQFAQFSMNDSDSVAEFSQSIFDSTVGTLLSVRDRLDNDSLSQAINALGMANRVEFYGFGASGAVAFDAQHKFFRLQISTAAYTDPHMQNMSAVTLKEGDVVVAISQTGRTRALVASVRLAREAGATVIGLCPSGSPLAEEVTLPLYIDVHEDTEIYTPMSSRIAHLVMIDVLAVGVAKSRGPRLAEQLKSVKKSLNSLRYPEPDES from the coding sequence GTGAGCCTTGGCCTGTTCGATGAAATGAGACGCCGCATGACGCACTTCCGCCGCTCCGAGCAGAAGGTGGCGAGGTTCGTGCTGCGCAATCCCGATGAAGTGATCCATATGCGCATCGTCGACCTGGCCACCGAGGCCAAGGTCAGCGAGCCGACGGTGGTGCGCTTCTGTCGCGCCCTGGGCTGCAACGGCTTCCAGGACTTCAAGCTCAAGCTGGCCCAGATGCTGGCCACCGGCAGCCAGTTCGCCCAGTTCTCGATGAACGACAGCGACTCGGTGGCGGAATTCTCCCAGAGCATCTTCGACTCCACGGTGGGCACCCTGCTCTCGGTGCGCGACCGCCTGGACAACGATTCGCTGAGCCAGGCGATCAATGCCCTGGGCATGGCCAACCGGGTCGAGTTCTACGGCTTCGGCGCCTCCGGCGCGGTGGCCTTCGACGCCCAGCACAAGTTCTTCCGCCTGCAGATATCCACCGCCGCCTACACCGACCCGCACATGCAGAACATGTCGGCGGTGACGCTCAAGGAGGGCGACGTGGTGGTGGCGATCTCCCAGACCGGGCGCACCCGGGCCCTGGTGGCCAGCGTGCGCCTGGCCCGCGAGGCCGGCGCCACGGTGATCGGACTGTGCCCCAGCGGCTCGCCGCTGGCGGAGGAGGTGACCCTGCCGCTGTACATCGACGTTCACGAGGACACCGAGATCTATACCCCGATGAGCTCGCGGATCGCCCACCTGGTGATGATCGACGTGCTGGCGGTCGGCGTGGCCAAGTCCCGCGGCCCCAGGCTCGCCGAGCAGCTCAAGTCGGTGAAGAAGAGCCTCAACTCGCTGCGCTATCCGGAGCCCGACGAGTCCTGA
- a CDS encoding PA3496 family putative envelope integrity protein, translating to MRNVERLSSVKSELLDIFMSMEVVEHEERSRTAAQRNLRARRGIELHEEFKRLSQDIADLPEDDADEMH from the coding sequence ATGCGTAATGTCGAACGGTTATCCTCCGTCAAGAGCGAACTCCTCGACATCTTCATGAGCATGGAAGTCGTCGAGCACGAAGAACGCTCCCGTACCGCCGCCCAGCGCAACCTGCGCGCCCGCCGCGGCATCGAGCTCCACGAGGAGTTCAAGCGTCTCAGCCAGGACATCGCCGACCTGCCCGAGGACGACGCCGACGAGATGCACTGA
- a CDS encoding sodium-dependent transporter produces MSLKQQQHAHWSSRLGFILAATGSAVGLGNIWKFPYMVGESGGAAFVLVYLLCIALIGLPILVTEWMIGRRGQNNPANAMADLAKASGRTRAWMVVGISGILGAFLILSFYSVIGGWSLYYTLNSVTGAFSGQGADGIGELFNDMLGSPGLLLAGHSVFMLLVIGIVARGVTQGIESAARILMPALGVLMVVLVGYGMTTGHFGEALAYLFNPDWSKLSGETVLAALGHAFFTLSLGMGIMMAYGSYLGEEVNLLKTARTVVIMDTVIALGAGLAIFPLVFANDLDVASGPGLIFVTLPLAFGQMGGGIVVGLLFFLLLTFAALTSAISLLEPVVEFVEERTPLPRVGSALVAGVAAWALGIAALLSFNLWSDPVLFGLNVFDLLDKVTSKFMLPLTGLGAIVFTAWCLDKESVRRELGMDVYDFSLWSLITRFIAPIGVAVVFFTSL; encoded by the coding sequence ATGTCCCTCAAGCAACAGCAACACGCGCACTGGTCGTCCCGGCTGGGCTTCATCCTCGCCGCCACCGGCTCGGCGGTCGGTCTGGGCAATATCTGGAAGTTCCCCTACATGGTGGGCGAGAGCGGGGGCGCGGCCTTCGTGCTGGTCTACCTGCTGTGCATCGCGCTGATCGGCCTGCCGATCCTGGTCACCGAGTGGATGATCGGCCGCCGCGGTCAGAACAACCCCGCCAATGCCATGGCCGACCTGGCCAAGGCCTCCGGCCGCACACGGGCCTGGATGGTGGTCGGTATCAGCGGCATCCTCGGTGCCTTCCTGATCCTGTCCTTCTACAGCGTGATCGGCGGCTGGTCGCTGTACTACACCCTGAACTCCGTCACCGGTGCCTTCAGCGGTCAGGGCGCCGACGGCATCGGCGAACTGTTCAATGACATGCTGGGCAGCCCGGGGCTGCTGCTGGCCGGCCATTCGGTATTCATGCTGCTGGTCATCGGCATCGTGGCCCGCGGCGTCACCCAGGGCATCGAGAGCGCCGCGCGCATCCTGATGCCGGCGCTGGGCGTGCTGATGGTGGTACTGGTCGGCTACGGCATGACCACCGGCCACTTCGGCGAGGCGCTCGCCTACCTGTTCAACCCGGACTGGAGCAAGTTGTCCGGCGAGACCGTGCTGGCGGCCCTGGGCCATGCCTTCTTCACCCTTTCGCTGGGCATGGGCATCATGATGGCCTACGGCTCCTACCTGGGAGAAGAGGTCAACCTGCTCAAGACCGCGCGTACCGTGGTGATCATGGATACCGTGATCGCGCTGGGCGCCGGCCTGGCGATCTTCCCGCTGGTGTTCGCCAACGACCTCGATGTGGCTTCCGGCCCGGGGCTGATCTTCGTCACCCTGCCGCTGGCGTTCGGCCAGATGGGCGGTGGCATCGTGGTCGGCCTGCTGTTCTTCCTGCTGCTGACCTTTGCCGCCCTGACCTCGGCCATCTCGCTGCTCGAGCCGGTGGTGGAGTTCGTCGAGGAGCGCACCCCGCTGCCGCGCGTGGGCTCCGCCCTGGTGGCCGGCGTGGCGGCCTGGGCGCTGGGCATCGCCGCGCTGCTGTCGTTCAACCTGTGGAGCGACCCGGTGCTGTTCGGCCTGAACGTCTTCGACCTGCTGGACAAGGTGACCAGCAAGTTCATGCTGCCGCTCACCGGCCTGGGCGCCATCGTCTTCACCGCCTGGTGCCTCGACAAGGAAAGCGTGCGCCGCGAGCTGGGCATGGACGTCTACGACTTCAGCCTGTGGAGCCTGATCACCCGTTTCATCGCGCCGATCGGCGTGGCCGTGGTGTTCTTCACCAGCCTCTGA
- a CDS encoding DUF72 domain-containing protein: MRNGAASPAAGEPPRLHLGLPMWANPDWRGGLYPPHGGNDDLLADYARVFSAVEGNTTFYSGAPRGETVASWARQAPPGFRFCFKLPQSLTHERRLVDVEAGFDDFLAALAPLHDRLGPMMVQLPRDFGAEELPRLEALLERWPSGLPCAVEVRHREFFHKGTAEAALNRLLISHGANRVMLDVRPLFSTAAGHHPGMQQAQHEKPKRPLHVISTGEAPVVRFIGHVDEAINIDYFAPWIERLSLWIKQGKTPFLFVHTADNRRAPQLARRLYASVAARAELPPLGDFPGERQATLF; this comes from the coding sequence ATGAGGAACGGGGCTGCCTCTCCGGCCGCCGGTGAGCCGCCGCGTCTGCATCTCGGCCTGCCGATGTGGGCCAACCCGGACTGGCGTGGCGGCCTCTACCCGCCCCACGGCGGGAATGACGACCTGCTGGCCGACTATGCCCGGGTGTTCTCGGCGGTGGAGGGCAACACCACCTTCTACAGCGGCGCGCCCCGCGGCGAGACGGTGGCGTCCTGGGCGCGCCAGGCGCCGCCCGGCTTCCGCTTCTGCTTCAAGCTCCCGCAGTCGCTGACCCACGAGCGGCGTCTGGTCGACGTCGAGGCGGGCTTCGACGACTTCCTCGCGGCCCTCGCACCGCTGCACGATCGCCTGGGGCCGATGATGGTTCAGCTGCCGCGAGACTTCGGCGCCGAGGAGCTGCCGCGTCTCGAGGCGCTGCTGGAACGCTGGCCGAGCGGGCTGCCCTGTGCGGTCGAGGTGCGCCACCGTGAGTTTTTCCACAAGGGGACGGCCGAGGCGGCGCTCAACAGGTTGTTGATAAGTCACGGCGCCAACCGCGTGATGCTCGACGTGCGGCCGCTGTTCTCCACCGCCGCCGGTCATCACCCGGGCATGCAGCAGGCCCAGCACGAGAAGCCGAAGCGCCCGCTACATGTGATTTCCACAGGGGAGGCGCCCGTGGTGCGCTTCATTGGCCATGTTGACGAAGCGATCAATATCGACTATTTCGCGCCCTGGATCGAACGTCTTTCGTTGTGGATAAAACAGGGGAAAACCCCTTTCCTGTTTGTGCATACCGCCGACAATCGCCGCGCGCCTCAGCTGGCGCGCCGGCTCTATGCCTCGGTGGCGGCGCGGGCCGAACTGCCGCCGCTGGGCGACTTCCCCGGCGAGCGTCAGGCCACGCTGTTCTGA
- the glmS gene encoding glutamine--fructose-6-phosphate transaminase (isomerizing) → MCGIVGAVAQRNVQGILLEGLKRLEYRGYDSAGMAVQAGDGRLDRRRALGKVAALEETLAAAPLAGHSGIAHTRWATHGKPSEANAHPHQSGERVALVHNGIIENHEALKAELEGEGYAFSSETDTEAMAHLIAREAEQGDLLGAVQRVLARLDGAYALGVVHADEPGVVIGARQGSPLVVGVGIEEAFLASDPLALLQVTDRFIYLEEGDVVRLSDGGRIEVFDAGGAAVERPVQTFEHGDGAASKGGYRHFMLKEIHEQPAVIAAALEGRLGDRSVLVESFGPEAEALFGRVRQIHLVACGTSYHAGMVARYWLERYAGVPVQVEVASEFRYRRVVVPEGTLFVTLSQSGETADTLAALRFAKQLGYLGSLAICNVPGSSLVRESDLTLMTQAGPEIGVASTKAFTTQLTALMLLTLALGRVRGQDADEQASLVEALRHLPAQVGEVLALDPAVEALSAAFAEKHHALFLGRGPEFPVALEGALKLKEISYIHAEAYPAGELKHGPLALVDAEMPVIAVAPNDALLDKLKSNLQEVRARGGELFVFADEGVALEDGEGIRVLRLPHVEEALAPILYTVPLQLLSYHVAVLKGTDVDQPRNLAKSVTVE, encoded by the coding sequence ATGTGTGGCATCGTCGGCGCCGTCGCCCAGCGCAACGTGCAGGGCATCCTGCTGGAAGGGCTCAAGCGACTCGAGTATCGCGGCTACGATTCCGCGGGCATGGCCGTGCAGGCCGGGGATGGCCGGCTCGATCGTCGCCGCGCCCTGGGCAAGGTGGCGGCTCTGGAGGAGACGCTCGCCGCCGCGCCCCTGGCCGGCCACAGCGGCATCGCGCACACCCGCTGGGCTACCCACGGCAAGCCCAGCGAGGCGAACGCCCACCCCCATCAGTCGGGCGAGCGCGTGGCGCTGGTGCATAACGGCATCATCGAGAACCACGAGGCGCTGAAGGCCGAGCTCGAGGGCGAGGGCTATGCCTTTTCCTCCGAGACCGATACCGAGGCCATGGCCCACCTGATCGCCCGCGAGGCCGAGCAGGGTGACCTGCTCGGCGCCGTGCAGCGCGTGCTGGCCCGGCTCGACGGCGCCTATGCGCTGGGCGTGGTGCACGCCGACGAACCCGGCGTGGTGATCGGTGCCCGCCAGGGCAGCCCGCTGGTGGTCGGCGTCGGCATCGAGGAGGCCTTCCTGGCCTCCGACCCGCTGGCGCTGCTGCAGGTCACCGACCGCTTCATCTACCTGGAGGAGGGCGACGTGGTGCGCCTCTCCGACGGCGGCAGGATCGAGGTCTTCGACGCCGGCGGCGCCGCGGTGGAGCGTCCGGTGCAGACCTTCGAGCACGGCGACGGCGCGGCCAGCAAGGGCGGCTATCGCCACTTCATGCTCAAGGAGATCCACGAGCAGCCGGCAGTGATCGCCGCGGCCCTGGAGGGCCGGCTCGGCGATCGCAGCGTGCTGGTGGAGAGCTTCGGCCCCGAGGCCGAGGCGCTGTTCGGTCGGGTGCGCCAGATTCACCTGGTGGCCTGCGGCACCAGCTATCACGCCGGCATGGTGGCGCGCTACTGGCTGGAGCGCTATGCCGGCGTACCGGTGCAGGTCGAGGTGGCCTCGGAGTTCCGCTATCGCCGGGTGGTGGTGCCCGAGGGCACGCTGTTCGTGACGCTGTCCCAGTCCGGCGAGACCGCCGATACCCTGGCCGCGCTGCGCTTCGCCAAGCAGCTCGGCTACCTGGGTAGCCTGGCGATCTGCAACGTGCCGGGCAGCTCGCTGGTGCGCGAGTCGGACCTGACGCTGATGACCCAGGCCGGCCCCGAGATCGGCGTGGCCTCGACCAAGGCCTTCACCACCCAGCTCACCGCGCTGATGCTGCTGACCCTGGCGCTGGGCCGCGTCCGCGGCCAGGACGCCGACGAGCAGGCGTCACTGGTCGAGGCGTTGCGCCATCTACCGGCCCAGGTCGGTGAAGTGCTGGCGCTGGATCCGGCGGTCGAGGCGCTGTCCGCGGCCTTCGCCGAGAAGCATCATGCCCTGTTCCTGGGCCGTGGACCCGAGTTCCCGGTGGCGCTGGAGGGCGCGCTGAAGCTCAAGGAGATCTCCTACATCCACGCCGAGGCCTATCCCGCCGGCGAGCTCAAGCACGGGCCGCTGGCGCTGGTCGACGCCGAGATGCCGGTGATCGCGGTGGCGCCCAACGACGCCCTGCTCGACAAGCTCAAGTCCAACCTCCAGGAGGTGCGGGCTCGGGGCGGCGAGCTGTTCGTGTTCGCCGACGAGGGCGTGGCGCTGGAGGACGGCGAAGGCATTCGGGTGCTGCGCCTGCCCCATGTGGAGGAAGCCCTGGCGCCGATCCTCTACACCGTGCCGCTGCAGCTGCTTTCCTATCACGTCGCCGTGCTCAAGGGCACCGACGTCGATCAGCCGCGCAACCTGGCCAAGTCCGTCACCGTGGAATGA
- the glmU gene encoding bifunctional UDP-N-acetylglucosamine diphosphorylase/glucosamine-1-phosphate N-acetyltransferase GlmU translates to MSLDVVILAAGQGTRMRSTLPKVLHRLAGRPLVRHVIDTAAGLEADRTHVVVGHGADRVREALSDCPVRFARQTEQKGTGHAVAQTLDHLGDGKVLVLYGDVPLTRRETLRDLLARVDEQHMGLLTVTLDDPTGYGRILRDEAGEAVAIVEHKDASEAERTVRECNTGIMAMTAAQLRRWLPQLSADNAQSEYYLTDVIAMAAAEGVKIATAQPARALEVEGVNNRLQMAQLERAHQRDIAESLMTAGVALADPARLDVRGTLTCGHDVEIDVGCVFEGDVELGEGVRIGPYCVIRDSHVGAETVIEAHSVLEGAVVAGHNRIGPFARLRPGSRLAVGAKVGNFVETKNAEVGEGSKINHLSYVGDARLGRDVNVGAGTITCNYDGANKHRTEIDDGAFIGSNTALVAPMRVGRGATVGAGSTLSRDVADDSLAVSRGRLISKEDWQRPVKKDDL, encoded by the coding sequence ATGAGCCTCGACGTGGTGATACTGGCGGCCGGGCAGGGTACCCGGATGCGTTCGACCCTGCCCAAGGTGCTGCATCGCCTGGCCGGCCGCCCCCTGGTGCGTCATGTGATCGACACCGCCGCCGGCCTCGAGGCCGATCGCACCCACGTGGTGGTGGGCCATGGCGCCGACCGCGTACGCGAGGCGCTGTCCGACTGCCCGGTGCGCTTTGCCCGTCAGACCGAGCAGAAGGGCACCGGCCACGCCGTGGCCCAAACGCTCGATCACCTCGGTGACGGCAAGGTGCTGGTGCTCTATGGCGACGTGCCGCTGACTCGCCGCGAGACCCTGCGCGACCTGCTGGCGCGGGTCGACGAGCAGCACATGGGCCTGCTCACCGTGACCCTCGACGATCCCACCGGCTACGGTCGCATCCTGCGCGACGAGGCCGGCGAGGCGGTGGCCATCGTCGAGCACAAGGATGCCTCTGAGGCCGAGCGCACGGTGCGCGAGTGCAACACCGGTATCATGGCCATGACCGCCGCCCAGCTGCGCCGCTGGCTGCCGCAGCTGTCCGCCGACAACGCCCAGAGCGAATACTATCTGACCGACGTCATCGCCATGGCCGCCGCCGAGGGCGTGAAGATCGCCACCGCCCAGCCGGCCCGGGCGCTGGAGGTCGAGGGCGTCAACAACCGTCTGCAGATGGCTCAGCTCGAGCGCGCCCACCAGCGCGATATTGCCGAGTCGCTGATGACTGCCGGCGTGGCCCTGGCCGATCCCGCGCGCCTCGACGTGCGCGGCACCCTGACCTGCGGTCACGATGTCGAGATCGACGTGGGCTGCGTGTTCGAGGGCGACGTCGAGCTGGGCGAGGGCGTGCGCATCGGCCCCTACTGCGTGATCCGCGACAGCCACGTGGGGGCCGAAACGGTAATCGAAGCCCACAGCGTGCTCGAGGGCGCCGTGGTGGCCGGTCACAACCGCATCGGGCCCTTCGCCCGGCTGCGTCCCGGCTCGCGCCTGGCGGTGGGCGCCAAGGTCGGCAACTTCGTCGAGACCAAGAACGCCGAGGTGGGCGAAGGCAGCAAGATCAATCACCTGAGCTATGTGGGCGACGCCCGGCTGGGGCGCGACGTCAACGTCGGCGCGGGCACCATCACCTGCAACTACGACGGCGCCAACAAGCACCGTACCGAGATCGACGACGGGGCCTTCATCGGCTCCAACACCGCCCTGGTGGCGCCGATGCGCGTCGGCCGTGGCGCCACCGTGGGCGCCGGCTCGACCCTGAGCCGCGACGTGGCGGACGACAGCCTGGCGGTGAGCCGCGGACGCCTGATCAGCAAGGAAGACTGGCAGCGGCCGGTCAAGAAAGACGACCTCTAA
- a CDS encoding FAD:protein FMN transferase codes for MPLPRFLFAFLTLVLAALLAGCSERTLETPVTLEGDIFGTFYQVTLADPITAERRDALESGILDELEAVDASMSTYRDDAELVAFDHAPLGEWQTLSAPLIEVLSIAHRVGEASNGAFDVTVGGLVNLWSFGPEARPREVPDDALIEQRLAEIGMETLEIDAEQRRARRLKDVFVDLSGVAKGYATDRVAAYLADQGLDNYLVNIGGELEVAGHRDAEAEPWRIGVELPRDGRPQAKYVLPLEDTSVATSGDYRNYFEEDGRRYSHTIDPRTGRPIRHRMASVTVVDDSNARADAWATAMSVLGEQEGMAVAVDHDLAVLMLVRNAADDDWLSVASPAFAERFGRDRLAEMGVRVVGETTAGMAGEAP; via the coding sequence ATGCCACTCCCACGTTTTCTCTTCGCCTTCCTGACGCTTGTGCTGGCCGCCCTGCTGGCCGGCTGTTCCGAGCGCACGCTCGAGACGCCGGTCACGCTCGAGGGCGATATATTCGGCACCTTCTATCAGGTGACGCTGGCGGATCCGATCACCGCCGAACGCCGCGATGCGCTGGAGTCAGGCATCCTCGACGAGCTCGAGGCCGTCGATGCCTCGATGTCCACCTACCGTGACGACGCCGAACTGGTGGCCTTCGACCACGCGCCGCTGGGCGAATGGCAGACGCTCTCCGCGCCGCTGATCGAGGTGCTGTCGATCGCCCATCGGGTGGGGGAGGCCAGCAACGGCGCCTTCGACGTCACCGTGGGCGGCCTGGTCAACCTGTGGAGCTTCGGCCCCGAGGCGCGGCCGCGCGAGGTGCCGGACGATGCCCTGATCGAGCAGCGCCTCGCTGAGATCGGCATGGAGACCCTGGAGATCGATGCGGAGCAGCGCCGTGCGCGGCGCCTGAAGGACGTGTTCGTCGACCTTTCCGGCGTGGCCAAGGGCTATGCCACGGATCGGGTGGCGGCCTACCTGGCCGACCAGGGCCTCGACAACTACCTGGTCAACATCGGTGGCGAACTCGAGGTGGCCGGCCATCGCGACGCCGAGGCCGAGCCCTGGCGCATCGGCGTGGAGCTGCCCCGCGACGGCCGGCCCCAGGCCAAGTATGTACTGCCGCTGGAGGATACCTCGGTGGCCACCTCCGGCGACTATCGCAACTACTTCGAGGAAGACGGCCGGCGCTATTCGCACACCATCGACCCGCGTACCGGTCGGCCGATCCGCCATCGCATGGCCTCGGTGACCGTGGTGGATGACTCGAATGCCCGCGCCGACGCCTGGGCCACCGCCATGTCGGTGCTCGGCGAGCAGGAAGGCATGGCGGTGGCCGTCGACCATGACCTGGCGGTGCTGATGCTGGTGCGCAACGCCGCCGATGACGACTGGCTGAGCGTGGCGAGCCCGGCCTTCGCCGAGCGCTTCGGTCGCGACAGGCTCGCGGAGATGGGCGTCAGGGTGGTCGGCGAGACCACCGCCGGCATGGCAGGCGAGGCCCCCTAG
- a CDS encoding undecaprenyl-diphosphate phosphatase, with protein sequence MEWLQIVVLSLVQGLSEFLPVSSSAHLILVPVFSDWPDQGLAFDVALHLGSLAAVVLYFRHELVTMTASWGRSVAGRGTDDDARLAWWVILATIPVAVVGLAFEDVISEVMRSPLVLAGGLIVFGVVLGIADWRHRGTRSEYRMSVRDALWIGLAQALALIPGTSRSGITMTAALMLGLSREAAARFSFLLSIPVIVLAGGLEALGLAQDEVPVAWGDLAAGTVLSGISAYLCIHFFLVFIRRIGMQPFVVYRLILGVALIWLFG encoded by the coding sequence ATGGAATGGCTACAGATCGTCGTGCTCTCCCTCGTTCAAGGATTGAGCGAGTTCCTGCCCGTCTCCAGCTCCGCGCACCTGATCCTGGTACCGGTCTTCTCCGACTGGCCCGACCAGGGCCTGGCCTTCGACGTGGCCCTGCACCTGGGCAGCCTGGCGGCGGTGGTGCTCTACTTCCGCCACGAGCTGGTGACCATGACGGCCAGCTGGGGGCGCAGCGTCGCTGGCCGCGGCACCGACGACGACGCCCGCCTGGCCTGGTGGGTGATCCTGGCGACCATCCCGGTGGCGGTGGTGGGCCTGGCGTTCGAGGATGTCATCTCGGAGGTGATGCGCTCGCCGTTGGTGCTGGCCGGCGGGTTGATCGTGTTCGGCGTGGTACTGGGGATCGCCGACTGGCGCCATCGCGGCACGCGCAGCGAGTACCGGATGAGCGTCCGCGATGCCCTGTGGATCGGTCTGGCTCAGGCCCTGGCGCTGATTCCCGGCACCTCGCGCTCGGGCATCACCATGACCGCGGCGCTGATGCTCGGCCTGTCCCGCGAGGCGGCGGCTCGCTTCTCCTTCCTGCTGTCGATCCCGGTGATCGTGCTGGCCGGCGGCCTGGAGGCCCTGGGCCTGGCCCAGGACGAGGTCCCGGTGGCCTGGGGCGACCTGGCGGCGGGCACGGTGCTGTCCGGCATCAGCGCCTACCTGTGCATTCATTTCTTCCTGGTCTTCATCCGCCGCATCGGCATGCAGCCCTTCGTGGTCTATCGGCTGATATTGGGTGTGGCCCTGATCTGGCTGTTCGGTTGA
- the mgtE gene encoding magnesium transporter — MPLSDALNRHKEGLLAALEVDDRERLGTLLPELRSADIAEILQDLLESEHELRARALLDCLPLERRASVMGHLHGEEQLAIAAGMGDDRLQAVLEEMGGDERADLFKALDDDRREALLRRMAHQEREELKRLASYEEGTAGALMTSDYVAIPAGMTVSRAMMRVRQTAPDAETVYQLYVIDPEGRLAGTMSLRQLMVARPGARVDDMMIHDVIHTSVDTPQEEVARIVARYDLLALPVVDEMRRLVGIVTHDDALDVVESEATEDFHKGMSIGALEDGVSRVPLWSLYRKRVTWLVLLVFGNLLSGAGIAHYEATISAQVALVFFLPLLIGSGGNAGAQAATLTVRGLATGDVGVRDWGKLFGRELLVAGSLGLTMALAVAPIGVFRGGEAVAMVVAVSMIAIVLFGSLLGMCLPFVLDRLGWDPATASAPLVTTLIDASGVLIYFGIATMVLPVG; from the coding sequence ATGCCACTCAGCGATGCCCTGAATCGCCACAAGGAAGGCCTGCTCGCCGCCCTGGAGGTCGACGACCGTGAGCGCCTGGGCACCCTGCTGCCGGAGCTTCGCTCCGCGGACATCGCCGAAATTCTCCAGGACCTGCTCGAGAGCGAGCATGAACTGCGCGCGCGCGCGCTGCTGGACTGCCTGCCGTTGGAACGGCGTGCCAGCGTCATGGGCCATCTGCACGGCGAGGAGCAGCTGGCGATCGCCGCGGGCATGGGCGACGACCGCCTCCAGGCGGTGCTCGAGGAGATGGGCGGCGACGAGCGCGCCGACCTGTTCAAGGCGCTCGACGACGATCGCCGCGAGGCGCTGCTGCGGCGTATGGCCCACCAGGAGCGCGAGGAACTCAAGCGCCTGGCGAGCTATGAGGAAGGCACCGCCGGCGCCCTGATGACCTCCGACTACGTGGCCATTCCCGCCGGCATGACCGTTTCCCGGGCGATGATGCGCGTGCGCCAGACCGCCCCGGACGCCGAGACGGTCTACCAGCTCTACGTGATCGACCCCGAGGGGCGCCTGGCCGGTACCATGTCGCTGCGTCAGCTGATGGTGGCGCGCCCCGGCGCCCGGGTCGACGACATGATGATCCACGACGTCATCCACACCTCGGTGGACACGCCCCAGGAAGAAGTGGCGCGGATCGTGGCTCGCTACGATCTGCTGGCCCTGCCGGTGGTCGACGAGATGCGTCGCCTGGTCGGCATCGTCACCCACGACGACGCCCTGGACGTGGTGGAATCCGAGGCCACCGAGGACTTCCACAAGGGGATGTCGATCGGCGCCCTGGAGGATGGCGTCAGCCGGGTACCGCTGTGGAGCCTGTATCGCAAGCGGGTGACCTGGCTGGTGCTGCTGGTATTCGGCAACCTGCTGTCCGGCGCGGGTATCGCCCACTACGAGGCGACCATCTCGGCCCAGGTGGCGCTGGTGTTCTTCCTGCCGCTGCTGATCGGCAGCGGCGGTAACGCCGGCGCCCAGGCCGCGACCCTGACGGTGCGCGGCCTGGCGACCGGCGACGTCGGGGTGCGCGACTGGGGCAAGCTGTTCGGTCGCGAGCTGCTGGTGGCCGGTTCGCTGGGGCTGACCATGGCGCTCGCCGTGGCGCCTATCGGCGTGTTTCGCGGCGGCGAGGCGGTGGCCATGGTGGTGGCGGTCAGCATGATCGCCATCGTGTTGTTCGGCAGCCTGCTCGGCATGTGCCTGCCGTTCGTGCTCGATCGCTTGGGCTGGGACCCGGCGACCGCCTCGGCGCCGCTGGTGACGACCCTGATCGACGCCTCCGGGGTGCTGATCTACTTTGGCATCGCCACCATGGTATTGCCGGTCGGATAA
- a CDS encoding MarR family winged helix-turn-helix transcriptional regulator: MERRILDTLAELGFTSRARLSELARREGIELPPFLLRVLSIVGRFPAHNQQQLLQRRGHDKGQVARAFKQLEQQALIRRSGSSTPRRITQAALTEEGQRLFSRLEAARGELASQALSGFAPEEVTQLNALLQRMLENVDRTAD, encoded by the coding sequence ATGGAACGCAGGATTCTCGACACGCTGGCCGAACTCGGCTTCACCAGCCGCGCCCGCCTGAGTGAACTGGCGCGCCGCGAAGGCATCGAGCTGCCGCCATTCCTGTTGCGGGTGCTGTCCATCGTGGGCCGGTTCCCGGCGCACAACCAGCAGCAGCTGCTGCAGCGACGCGGACATGACAAGGGCCAGGTGGCACGCGCCTTCAAGCAGCTCGAGCAGCAGGCATTGATCCGCCGCAGCGGCAGCTCCACCCCGCGGCGCATCACCCAGGCGGCGCTGACCGAGGAAGGCCAGCGCCTCTTCTCGCGGCTGGAGGCGGCCCGTGGCGAACTGGCGAGCCAGGCGCTGTCGGGCTTCGCGCCCGAGGAAGTCACGCAGCTCAACGCCCTGCTGCAGCGCATGCTGGAGAACGTGGACCGCACCGCCGACTGA